A region of Rhinoderma darwinii isolate aRhiDar2 chromosome 1 unlocalized genomic scaffold, aRhiDar2.hap1 SUPER_1_unloc_4, whole genome shotgun sequence DNA encodes the following proteins:
- the LOC142673166 gene encoding oocyte zinc finger protein XlCOF29-like has protein sequence MFSSTTFFLLKDPPRMDKDRNEMSRRILNFTLDIIYLLSGEEYTIVKKTSGDCTTPIIHESGGWSSSQSPITEPPPHSRIHEKKILELIYKMTELLTGEVTLLGMLGNSTVTALEVSG, from the exons atgttctcctccacaacgttctttCTCCTGaaagacccaccaaggatggacaaggacaggaatgagatgagcagaagaatattaaacTTCACCTTGGACATCATCTACCtgctgagcggagag gagtacaccatagtgaagaagacatcgggtgactgtacgactcccatcatccatgagtcaggaggatggagcagtagtcagagccccatcacagagcctccccctcactcccggatacatgagaagaagatcttagaacttatctacaagatgacggagctgctgactggagaggtgacactgctgggaatgctgggaaattctacagtaacagcactggaggtgtctgggtga